The following proteins come from a genomic window of Leptospira selangorensis:
- a CDS encoding type II toxin-antitoxin system RelE/ParE family toxin: protein MIKSFGDKETEKIFHQEFSKKIPPEIQSRALIKLLILENAEKEEDLKSPPANRFEHLKGNLKNYYSIRINDQWRITFKFSEGNCFDVSIVDYH, encoded by the coding sequence ATGATCAAATCTTTTGGAGACAAAGAGACTGAGAAGATCTTTCACCAAGAATTTTCAAAGAAAATACCTCCGGAAATACAAAGTAGGGCATTAATCAAACTTCTTATCTTGGAAAATGCTGAAAAAGAAGAAGACTTAAAAAGCCCTCCGGCTAATAGGTTTGAACATTTAAAAGGTAACTTAAAGAATTATTATTCTATCAGGATAAATGACCAGTGGAGAATTACATTCAAATTCTCTGAGGGAAATTGTTTTGATGTCTCTATAGTTGATTATCATTGA